Proteins encoded within one genomic window of Dasypus novemcinctus isolate mDasNov1 chromosome 17, mDasNov1.1.hap2, whole genome shotgun sequence:
- the BCL11A gene encoding B-cell lymphoma/leukemia 11A isoform X3 encodes MNFPLGDILIFIEHKRKQCNGSLCLEKAVDKPPSPSPIEMKKASNPVEVGIQVTPEDDDCLSTSSRGICPKQEHIADKLLHWRGLSSPRSAHGALIPTPGMSAEYAPQGICKDEPSSYTCTTCKQPFTSAWFLLQHAQNTHGLRIYLESEHGSPLTPRVGIPSGLGAECPSQPPLHGIHIADNNPFNLLRIPGSVSREASGLAEGRFPPTPPLFSPPPRHHLDPHRIERLGAEEMALATHHPSAFDRVLRLNPMAMEPPAMDFSRRLRELAGNTSSPPLSPGRPSPMQRLLQPFQPGSKPPFLATPPLPPLQSAPPPSQPPVKSKSCEFCGKTFKFQSNLVVHRRSHTGEKPYKCNLCDHACTQASKLKRHMKTHMHKSSPMTVKSDDGLSTASSPEPGTSDLVGSASSALKSVVAKFKSENDPNLIPENGDEEEEEDDEEEEEEEEEEEEELTESERVDYGFGLSLEAARHHENSSRGAVVGVGDEGRALPDVMQGMVLSSMQHFSEAFHQVLGEKHKRGHLVEAEGHRDTCDEDSVAGESDRIDDGTVNGRGCSPGESASGGLSKKLLLGSPSSLSPFSKRIKLEKEFDLPPAAMPNTENVYSQWLAGYAASRQLKDPFLSFGDSRQSPFASSSEHSSENGSLRFSTPPGELDGGISGRSGTGSGGSTPHISGPGPGRPSSKEGRRSDTCEYCGKVFKNCSNLTVHRRSHTGERPYKCELCNYACAQSSKLTRHMKTHGQVGKDVYKCEICKMPFSVYSTLEKHMKKWHSDRVLNNDIKTE; translated from the exons ATAAACTTCTGCACTGGAGGGGCCTCTCCTCCCCTCGTTCTGCACACGGAGCTCTAATCCCCACGCCTGGGATGAGTGCAGAATATGCCCCGCAGGGTATTT GTAAAGATGAGCCCAGCAGCTACACATGTACAACTTGCAAACAGCCATTCACCAGTGCATGGTTTCTCTTGCAACACGCACAGAACACTCATGGATTAAGAATCTACTTAGAAAGCGAACACGGAAGTCCCCTGACCCCGCGGGTTGGTATCCCTTCAGGACTAGGTGCAGAATGTCCTTCCCAGCCACCTCTCCATGGGATTCATATTGCAGACAATAACCCCTTTAACCTGCTAAGAATACCAGGATCGGTATCGAGAGAGGCTTCGGGCCTGGCAGAAGGGCGCTTTCCACCCACTCCCCCCCTGTTTAGTCCACCGCCGCGACATCACTTGGACCCCCACCGCATAGAGCGCCTGGGGGCGGAAGAGATGGCCCTGGCCACCCATCACCCGAGTGCCTTTGACAGGGTGCTGCGGTTGAATCCAATGGCTATGGAGCCTCCCGCCATGGATTTCTCTAGGAGACTTAGAGAGCTGGCAGGGAACACGTCTAGCCCACCGCTGTCCCCAGGCCGGCCCAGCCCTATGCAAAGGTTACTGCAACCATTCCAGCCAGGTAGCAAGCCGCCCTTCCTGGCGACGccccccctccctcctctgcagtccgcccctcctccctcccagcccCCGGTCAAGTCCAAGTCATGCGAGTTCTGCGGCAAGACGTTCAAATTTCAGAGCAACCTGGTGGTGCACCGGCGCAGCCACACGGGCGAGAAGCCCTACAAGTGCAACCTGTGCGACCACGCGTGCACGCAGGCCAGCAAGCTGAAGCGCCACATGAAGACGCACATGCACAAGTCGTCCCCCATGACGGTCAAGTCCGACGACGGCCTCTCCACCGCCAGCTCCCCGGAGCCCGGCACCAGCGACCTGGTGGGCAGCGCCAGCAGCGCGCTCAAGTCCGTGGTGGCCAAGTTCAAGAGCGAGAACGACCCCAACCTGATCCCGGAGAACGGGgacgaggaggaagaggaggacgacgaggaagaggaagaagaggaggaagaggaggaggaggagctgacGGAGAGCGAGAGGGTGGACTACGGCTTCGGGCTGAGCCTGGAGGCGGCGCGCCACCACGAGAACAGCTCGCGGGGCGCGGTCGTGGGCGTGGGCGACGAGGGCCGCGCCCTGCCCGACGTCATGCAGGGCATGGTGCTCAGCTCCATGCAGCACTTCAGCGAGGCCTTCCACCAGGTCCTGGGCGAGAAGCATAAGCGCGGCCACCTGGTCGAGGCCGAGGGCCACAGGGACACTTGCGACGAAGACTCGGTGGCCGGCGAGTCGGACCGCATAGACGATGGCACTGTTAACGGCCGCGGCTGCTCCCCGGGCGAGTCGGCCTCGGGGGGCCTGTCCAAAAAGCTGCTGCTGGGCAGCCCCAGCTCGCTGAGCCCCTTCTCCAAGCGCATCAAGCTCGAGAAGGAGTTCGACCTGCCCCCGGCCGCGATGCCCAACACGGAGAACGTGTACTCGCAGTGGCTCGCCGGCTACGCGGCCTCCAGGCAGCTCAAAGATCCCTTCCTGAGCTTCGGAGACTCCAGACAATCGCCTTTCGCCTCCTCGTCGGAGCATTCGTCGGAGAACGGGAGCTTGCGCTTCTCCACGCCGCCCGGGGAGCTGGACGGAGGGATCTCGGGgcgcagcggcacgggaagtggaGGGAGCACGCCCCATATTAGTGGTCCGGGCCCGGGCAGGCCCAGCTCAAAAGAGGGCAGACGCAGCGACACTTGTGAGTACTGTGGGAAAGTCTTCAAGAACTGTAGCAATCTCACTGTCCACAGGAGAAGCCACACGGGCGAAAGGCCTTATAAGTGCGAGCTGTGCAACTATGCCTGTGCCCAGAGTAGCAAGCTCACCAGGCACATGAAAACGCATGGCCAGGTGGGGAAGGACGTTTACAAATGTGAAATTTGTAAGATGCCTTTTAGCGTGTACAGTACCCtggagaaacacatgaaaaaatggcaCAGTGATCGAGTGTTGAATAATGATATAAAAACTGAATAG